A section of the Hyalangium minutum genome encodes:
- a CDS encoding lysophospholipid acyltransferase family protein: MRACGTLRGAIRLLFSIVFWTFFAVSSLVFFLGAVVVWAVTTPFDRNGRVLHLYSCFWAQLYMYVNPLWRQRVEGRERLPWKGPAVLVSNHESMGDILVLFGLYRPFKWVSKASNFKLPFIGWNMALNGYVPLVRGDRESVGRMMVHCEKWLERGVPILMFPEGTRSPDGNIKAFKDGAFQLAIKMKCPVIPVVLTGTAKTLPKHGLVLQTTANCHVQVLPPVDPAPFNGDVQALREHVRNLMVSEKARIEALPASAR, encoded by the coding sequence ATGCGAGCGTGTGGCACACTGCGCGGCGCTATTCGACTCCTGTTCTCCATCGTCTTTTGGACGTTCTTCGCCGTCTCGAGCCTCGTGTTCTTCCTCGGGGCCGTGGTGGTGTGGGCCGTCACGACGCCGTTCGACCGGAACGGGCGGGTTTTGCACCTGTACTCGTGCTTCTGGGCCCAGCTGTACATGTACGTGAACCCGCTCTGGCGCCAGCGCGTCGAGGGCCGGGAGCGGCTCCCATGGAAGGGCCCCGCTGTCCTCGTCTCCAACCACGAGTCGATGGGCGACATCCTCGTCCTCTTCGGCCTCTACCGCCCCTTCAAGTGGGTCTCCAAGGCCTCCAACTTCAAGCTCCCCTTCATCGGTTGGAACATGGCGCTCAACGGCTACGTGCCCCTCGTGCGCGGCGACCGCGAGAGCGTCGGCCGAATGATGGTCCATTGCGAGAAGTGGCTCGAGCGCGGCGTCCCCATCCTCATGTTCCCCGAGGGCACCCGCTCCCCCGATGGGAACATCAAGGCCTTCAAGGACGGCGCCTTCCAGCTCGCCATCAAGATGAAGTGTCCCGTCATCCCCGTGGTCCTCACCGGCACCGCCAAGACGCTGCCCAAGCACGGCCTCGTGCTGCAGACCACCGCCAACTGCCACGTGCAGGTCCTGCCCCCGGTGGACCCCGCTCCCTTCAACGGCGACGTGCAGGCCCTCCGGGAGCACGTGCGCAACCTCATGGTCTCGGAGAAGGCCCGCATCGAGGCTCTCCCGGCCTCTGCCCGCTGA
- the gltG gene encoding adventurous gliding motility protein GltG, which produces MAIPLTLKVFKGETLVTSQDFARDIIKIGRLSSAHLRLDDEKVSRVHSVIEVAADGSLSIIDMGSVEGTYVNGKRVNKGRISFGDEIRLGETTLRLENPAAVAAMNVSAAVASTNVAVVTQAPAPVIAQASPVAVETSAVPETLALAPSMATTAQNETVPTEAQAPHTEPAAPVRRSHTSGPLGASLSFVWVDQRVGEFFLPPGQKKSFSVGTAEGVDFVMGDSRLGSPKLEVLRTDGHTYTVCFTGKMKGELIRNAETLDLEAVIESGKASHEDSAYTLALEPDDVFWVDLGGVALEVCFQPVPKRVHVPLSESVDYRALNILLLMLFASSMFIIGALNRTGDEEAFADELSGDHERLTKLIIKPPEPQPNRFLAQLNDQKARQQPKQPVQPSTSEPKKPIRKQTQPAVSTATPSNPKDTAQRFTKNLFSGKGSASLFGNSGGNSDLRNAISNVRNVALGSNGPFGGLMVKGGSGGPSTGGSTIGLDGIRTAGRAGGNDGYGQKVPGLTGKESVDPTIAPVEFKVNEGSLDRELVRKVIQDNKNQIRSCFERQLNQDPDLNGKVQTQFTIGPDGRVLEAKVAQSTTGNAELDACVASRVRLWMFPKPKGGGTVVVSYPFIFKQAGK; this is translated from the coding sequence ATGGCCATTCCTCTGACACTCAAGGTTTTCAAGGGCGAGACGCTCGTCACCTCGCAGGACTTCGCCCGCGACATCATCAAGATCGGCCGGCTGTCGTCGGCGCACCTGCGCCTGGATGACGAGAAGGTCAGCCGCGTGCACTCCGTCATCGAGGTCGCCGCCGATGGCTCGCTCTCCATCATCGACATGGGCAGCGTCGAGGGCACCTACGTCAACGGCAAGCGCGTCAACAAGGGCCGCATCTCCTTCGGCGATGAGATCCGCCTGGGCGAGACCACCCTCCGCCTCGAGAACCCGGCCGCCGTGGCCGCGATGAACGTCTCCGCCGCTGTGGCGAGCACGAACGTGGCTGTTGTCACGCAGGCTCCCGCTCCGGTCATTGCGCAGGCCAGCCCCGTGGCGGTGGAGACCTCGGCTGTGCCCGAGACTCTGGCCCTTGCTCCGTCCATGGCCACCACCGCGCAGAACGAGACCGTTCCCACGGAGGCCCAGGCTCCACACACCGAGCCCGCGGCTCCCGTGCGCCGGAGCCACACGAGCGGCCCGCTCGGAGCGTCCCTGAGCTTCGTGTGGGTCGATCAGCGCGTGGGCGAGTTCTTCCTGCCTCCGGGCCAGAAGAAGTCCTTCAGCGTGGGCACCGCCGAGGGCGTGGACTTCGTCATGGGCGACTCCCGGCTCGGCAGCCCGAAGCTGGAGGTCCTCCGCACCGATGGGCACACGTACACCGTCTGCTTCACCGGGAAGATGAAGGGCGAGCTCATCCGCAACGCGGAGACGCTGGACCTTGAGGCCGTCATCGAGTCCGGCAAGGCCTCGCACGAGGACTCCGCGTACACGCTGGCGCTCGAGCCGGACGACGTCTTCTGGGTGGACCTGGGCGGCGTGGCGTTGGAAGTCTGCTTCCAGCCGGTGCCCAAGCGGGTCCACGTCCCGCTGAGCGAGTCCGTGGACTACCGCGCGCTGAACATCTTGCTGCTGATGCTCTTCGCCAGCTCCATGTTCATCATCGGCGCGCTCAACCGCACCGGTGACGAGGAGGCCTTCGCGGACGAGCTGAGCGGCGACCACGAGCGCCTGACCAAGCTCATCATCAAGCCGCCCGAGCCGCAGCCGAACCGGTTCCTCGCCCAGCTCAACGACCAGAAGGCCCGCCAGCAGCCGAAGCAGCCCGTGCAACCCTCCACGTCCGAGCCCAAGAAGCCCATCCGCAAGCAGACGCAGCCCGCAGTGTCCACCGCCACTCCCTCGAACCCGAAGGACACGGCCCAGCGCTTCACGAAGAACCTCTTCAGCGGCAAGGGCTCTGCCTCGCTCTTCGGCAACTCGGGCGGGAACTCCGACCTGCGCAACGCCATCAGCAATGTGCGCAACGTGGCGCTGGGCTCGAACGGTCCCTTCGGCGGACTGATGGTGAAGGGAGGCTCGGGTGGCCCGAGCACGGGCGGCAGCACCATCGGCCTGGACGGCATCCGCACCGCGGGCCGGGCGGGAGGCAACGACGGCTATGGTCAGAAGGTGCCCGGCCTCACGGGCAAGGAGAGCGTGGATCCCACCATCGCGCCCGTGGAGTTCAAGGTGAACGAGGGCTCGCTGGACCGGGAGCTCGTCCGCAAGGTCATCCAGGACAACAAGAACCAGATCCGCTCCTGCTTCGAGCGCCAGCTCAACCAGGACCCTGACTTGAACGGCAAGGTGCAGACGCAGTTCACCATCGGCCCGGATGGCCGGGTGCTCGAGGCGAAGGTGGCGCAGTCCACCACGGGCAACGCGGAGCTGGATGCGTGCGTGGCCAGCCGCGTGCGCCTCTGGATGTTCCCCAAGCCCAAGGGCGGCGGCACCGTGGTGGTCAGCTACCCGTTCATCTTCAAGCAGGCGGGCAAGTAA
- a CDS encoding xanthine dehydrogenase family protein molybdopterin-binding subunit, with amino-acid sequence MSVRFGRRSFLQGSLVLAFSLASSEVFGQKPEASKLPRDLEKNRQLDAWIRIGSDGKVTLKTGKVELGQGILTAFAQLCADELDIELSRLEIISGNTVLCPNQGATAGSMSMPEGGKAVRAAAAEVRSILVSMASEHLRVPASKLRVQDGTLTDPSSKRTVTYWSLTGGKELRREATGSVAPKPASARRYSGRSIPRRDLPPKITGEAIFVHDLRPGSLVHGRVVRAPSYGATLIEVDTSAVERMPGVVKVVREGSFLAVVAAKEWQAIRAAASLARAARWREQAALPVDPYAWLLTQPTQDLPIHTIARPAETAPVRTLEATYRRPYQMHGAMGPSCAVAEWNGDVLTVHTHSQTVFETTEAIAKMLGLPKEKVQGQHMNGAGCYGHNGADDAAADAALLARALPGKAVRVQWSREDEHACEPYGSAMVTRVRAGVDERGHVLQWDYELWSTSHGTRPGGQPGNLLAGRSLATPFPMPVPKNGGPPNYAADRNAIPIYTFPGQKVTTHFVTEMPLRVSSHRSLGAYANVFAIESFMDELAHVAHADPIEFRLRQLKDERAKAVILKAAERFGWSSYAKAPQRGRGVGFARYKNSASYCAVCLEVRVDPQSHAVQVVRAVLAADAGEVVNPDGLSNQLEGGLIQSLSWSLKEAVRYDSRRILSRDWATYPILTFSEVPPVEVALIDRPGEPFLGAGEASQGPTAAALANALFDATGTRVRELPLTPERLAASR; translated from the coding sequence ATGAGCGTACGCTTCGGACGCCGATCGTTCCTGCAAGGCTCGCTCGTGCTGGCCTTCTCCCTCGCCAGTTCAGAGGTCTTCGGCCAGAAGCCGGAGGCTTCGAAGCTCCCCAGGGACCTGGAGAAGAACCGCCAGCTCGATGCGTGGATCCGCATCGGCTCGGACGGCAAGGTCACGCTCAAGACGGGCAAGGTGGAGCTCGGCCAGGGCATTCTTACCGCCTTCGCCCAGCTCTGTGCCGATGAGCTCGACATCGAGCTGTCCCGGCTGGAGATCATCTCCGGCAACACCGTCCTCTGTCCCAACCAAGGAGCAACGGCCGGCAGCATGTCCATGCCCGAAGGAGGCAAGGCCGTGCGCGCCGCCGCCGCAGAGGTTCGCTCCATCCTGGTCTCCATGGCCAGCGAGCACCTGCGCGTCCCGGCGTCCAAGCTGCGGGTGCAGGATGGGACCCTCACGGATCCTTCCAGCAAGCGCACCGTCACCTACTGGAGCCTCACGGGGGGCAAGGAGCTGAGACGCGAGGCGACGGGCTCTGTCGCTCCCAAGCCCGCCTCCGCTCGGCGCTACTCCGGCCGCTCGATCCCCCGCAGAGACTTGCCTCCCAAGATCACCGGCGAGGCCATCTTCGTGCACGATCTCCGGCCCGGCTCGCTGGTGCATGGCCGCGTGGTCCGTGCTCCCTCGTATGGTGCGACGCTCATCGAGGTGGACACCTCTGCCGTGGAGCGGATGCCCGGCGTCGTGAAAGTGGTGCGCGAGGGCAGCTTCCTCGCCGTCGTCGCAGCCAAGGAGTGGCAGGCCATCCGCGCCGCCGCGAGTCTCGCCCGCGCCGCCCGGTGGCGAGAGCAGGCCGCGCTGCCCGTGGATCCCTATGCGTGGTTGCTGACGCAGCCCACGCAGGATCTGCCCATCCACACCATCGCGCGCCCGGCGGAGACTGCTCCGGTCCGCACACTGGAGGCAACCTACCGCCGGCCCTACCAGATGCACGGAGCCATGGGCCCATCGTGCGCCGTGGCCGAGTGGAACGGTGACGTCCTCACCGTTCACACCCACAGCCAGACCGTCTTTGAGACCACCGAGGCCATCGCGAAGATGCTCGGCCTGCCAAAGGAAAAGGTGCAGGGCCAGCACATGAATGGCGCGGGCTGCTACGGCCACAACGGCGCGGACGATGCCGCCGCGGATGCCGCCTTGCTCGCCCGCGCGCTGCCCGGCAAGGCCGTGCGCGTGCAGTGGTCTCGCGAGGACGAGCACGCCTGCGAGCCCTATGGCTCGGCGATGGTGACCCGGGTTCGCGCGGGAGTGGATGAGCGCGGCCATGTGCTGCAGTGGGACTATGAGCTGTGGTCCACCTCCCACGGCACGAGGCCCGGAGGTCAGCCCGGCAATCTGCTGGCGGGCCGCTCCCTGGCGACGCCTTTCCCCATGCCTGTCCCGAAGAACGGTGGGCCTCCGAACTACGCGGCGGATCGGAACGCCATTCCGATCTACACATTCCCTGGCCAGAAGGTGACCACCCACTTCGTGACCGAGATGCCGCTGCGCGTCTCCTCTCACCGCAGCCTGGGTGCCTACGCCAACGTCTTCGCCATCGAGTCCTTCATGGATGAGCTGGCTCACGTGGCTCACGCGGACCCCATCGAGTTCCGGCTCCGTCAGCTCAAGGACGAGCGCGCCAAGGCGGTCATCCTCAAGGCCGCGGAGCGGTTCGGCTGGTCCTCGTATGCCAAGGCGCCTCAGAGGGGGCGAGGGGTGGGCTTTGCTCGCTACAAGAACTCCGCCAGCTACTGCGCGGTGTGCCTGGAGGTCCGTGTCGATCCTCAGAGCCACGCCGTGCAGGTGGTGCGCGCCGTGCTCGCCGCCGATGCGGGCGAGGTGGTCAACCCAGATGGGCTCAGCAATCAGCTCGAGGGCGGGCTCATCCAATCCCTGAGCTGGAGCCTCAAGGAGGCCGTCCGGTACGACTCCCGCCGCATCCTCTCGCGCGACTGGGCCACCTATCCGATCCTCACCTTCTCGGAGGTGCCTCCCGTGGAGGTGGCGCTCATCGATCGTCCGGGCGAACCCTTCCTGGGCGCGGGAGAAGCCTCCCAGGGCCCCACCGCCGCGGCGCTGGCCAATGCCCTCTTCGACGCCACAGGTACGAGGGTTCGCGAGCTGCCGCTGACACCGGAGCGCCTCGCCGCGTCACGGTGA
- a CDS encoding (2Fe-2S)-binding protein — MPFTLTVNGKAHVIDAEEDTPLLYVLRDELGLNGAKYGCGVGQCGACTVLRDGAPLRSCFVPASSLGGQAITTLEGLRAPNGTLHPLQQAFLSEQAGQCAYCIPGMIMAAAALLREKPRPTEAEIRTALDANLCRCGSHNRIVRAVQRAAEELAR, encoded by the coding sequence ATGCCCTTCACGCTCACCGTCAACGGCAAAGCCCATGTCATCGACGCAGAGGAGGACACCCCGCTCCTCTATGTGCTCCGCGATGAGCTGGGGCTGAATGGCGCCAAATACGGCTGCGGTGTGGGCCAGTGCGGCGCGTGCACGGTGCTGCGAGACGGGGCTCCGCTGCGCTCTTGCTTCGTTCCGGCCTCGTCTCTGGGAGGGCAGGCCATCACCACACTGGAGGGGCTGCGTGCACCCAATGGCACGCTGCATCCTCTTCAGCAGGCGTTCCTCTCCGAGCAGGCAGGGCAGTGTGCCTACTGCATCCCAGGCATGATCATGGCTGCGGCCGCGCTCCTGCGGGAGAAGCCCCGTCCCACCGAGGCGGAGATCCGCACCGCGCTGGATGCCAACCTGTGCCGGTGCGGCTCGCACAATCGCATCGTGCGCGCCGTGCAGCGCGCTGCCGAGGAGCTGGCCCGATGA
- a CDS encoding cysteine synthase A, whose amino-acid sequence MTPRIGSLWDAVGNTPLLRIGSLSRLTGCDILGKAEFMNPGGSIKDRAAKGIIRRAEQEGKLAPGGTIVEGTAGNTGIGLGLLGRERGYRVVVTMPDNQAREKYEYLEAMGVEVRKVPAVPFSNPNHFFHSARALSEQHGWFWANQFENTANGDFHYETTGPELWEQCEGKLDVLVISVGSGGTASGVTRYLKEKHPALRVVMVDPHGSGLYCFVREGKMEGSGSSITEGIGIMRLTENFRHARVDEAMRLSDQDMLDMLYHLAREDALVVGTSAAINVRAAYEVARQHQGQGLRIATFLCDHGSRYASKVFNPEFLASKQLTVNPLPR is encoded by the coding sequence ATGACTCCTCGAATCGGATCGCTCTGGGACGCGGTCGGGAATACCCCGCTGCTTCGAATCGGCTCGCTGTCCCGGCTCACTGGCTGTGACATCCTCGGCAAGGCCGAGTTCATGAACCCCGGTGGCTCCATCAAGGACCGCGCTGCCAAGGGCATCATCCGTCGCGCCGAGCAGGAGGGAAAGCTCGCCCCCGGCGGCACCATCGTCGAGGGCACTGCAGGCAACACCGGCATCGGCCTGGGGCTGCTCGGGCGCGAGCGCGGCTACCGCGTCGTCGTCACCATGCCGGACAACCAGGCCCGCGAGAAGTACGAGTACCTCGAGGCCATGGGTGTCGAGGTCCGCAAGGTGCCCGCTGTCCCGTTCTCCAACCCGAACCACTTCTTCCACTCCGCCCGCGCGCTCTCGGAGCAGCACGGCTGGTTCTGGGCCAACCAGTTCGAGAACACCGCCAACGGGGACTTCCACTACGAGACCACGGGCCCCGAGCTCTGGGAGCAGTGCGAGGGCAAGCTGGATGTGCTCGTCATCTCGGTGGGCAGCGGCGGCACCGCTTCCGGTGTCACCCGCTACCTCAAGGAGAAGCACCCCGCACTGCGCGTGGTGATGGTGGACCCCCACGGCTCTGGCCTCTACTGCTTTGTGCGCGAGGGGAAGATGGAGGGCTCGGGAAGCTCCATCACCGAGGGCATCGGCATCATGCGGCTCACGGAGAACTTCCGCCACGCCCGCGTGGACGAGGCCATGCGCCTGTCAGACCAGGACATGCTCGACATGCTCTACCACCTGGCCCGCGAGGATGCGCTGGTGGTGGGGACCTCGGCGGCCATCAACGTGCGCGCCGCTTATGAGGTGGCTCGCCAGCACCAGGGCCAGGGGCTGCGCATCGCCACCTTCCTGTGCGACCACGGCAGCCGCTACGCCTCCAAGGTCTTCAACCCCGAGTTCCTCGCCTCGAAGCAGCTCACCGTGAATCCCTTGCCGCGCTGA
- a CDS encoding ATPase produces MRKQRLGELLQKAGLVDEIQLRAALGFHYKWGVPLGQVVVDMRFCTSQQVLELLAGQLALPVVDLDAEPLDERMTDVLPVETAEACRVVPLRVEGARGSVLVVAAAAPARPTVLDEVARVAGKARVVALVATDAAVSRAIDRLYYPHLLGAQRPVEPIALPEADEQLPLVTDRAECLMLGQQLQARSASTTLEQGGLPLLMPLSTDVPAHARVTEREMPAVVLAPQAAPKPEPEPEPEVWVYGWGVKATEGLLKLLEEADLRARVARTEDVKKARARAVVLTPLQSIESVMRHGIRAQLLVAGRAHDRARALAMGAHAFVSGPLRTDELIHEVAARVSGDGAPLRQVG; encoded by the coding sequence ATGCGGAAGCAGCGACTGGGTGAATTGCTTCAGAAGGCGGGGCTGGTGGATGAGATCCAGCTCCGTGCAGCACTGGGCTTCCACTACAAGTGGGGAGTGCCGCTGGGGCAGGTGGTGGTGGACATGCGCTTCTGCACCTCGCAGCAGGTGCTGGAGCTGCTGGCCGGGCAGCTGGCGCTGCCGGTGGTGGACCTGGACGCGGAGCCGCTGGATGAGCGCATGACGGACGTGCTCCCGGTGGAGACGGCCGAGGCCTGCCGGGTGGTTCCGCTGCGCGTCGAGGGCGCTCGGGGCTCGGTGCTGGTGGTGGCCGCGGCGGCTCCGGCTCGGCCCACGGTGCTGGACGAAGTGGCCCGCGTGGCCGGCAAGGCGCGCGTGGTGGCACTGGTGGCGACGGACGCCGCCGTGTCGCGCGCCATTGATCGCCTCTACTACCCCCACCTGCTGGGCGCGCAGCGTCCGGTGGAGCCCATTGCCCTTCCCGAGGCCGACGAGCAGCTGCCGCTGGTGACGGATCGCGCCGAGTGCCTGATGCTGGGCCAGCAGCTGCAGGCCCGCTCTGCGAGCACCACCCTGGAGCAGGGAGGCCTGCCGCTGCTGATGCCGCTGTCGACGGACGTTCCCGCGCACGCGCGCGTCACCGAGCGGGAGATGCCCGCCGTGGTGCTGGCACCGCAGGCCGCGCCGAAGCCGGAGCCCGAGCCCGAGCCCGAGGTGTGGGTGTACGGCTGGGGCGTCAAGGCGACCGAGGGGCTGCTGAAGCTGCTGGAGGAAGCGGACCTGCGGGCGCGGGTGGCGCGCACCGAGGACGTGAAGAAGGCGAGAGCGCGCGCGGTGGTGCTGACGCCGCTGCAGTCGATCGAGTCGGTGATGCGGCATGGCATTCGCGCGCAGCTGCTGGTGGCAGGCCGGGCGCACGACCGGGCTCGGGCGCTGGCGATGGGGGCTCACGCTTTCGTGTCGGGCCCGCTGCGCACGGACGAGCTGATCCACGAGGTGGCCGCGCGGGTGTCCGGCGACGGCGCACCGCTGCGCCAAGTGGGCTGA